In the genome of Leptospira sanjuanensis, one region contains:
- a CDS encoding AbrB/MazE/SpoVT family DNA-binding domain-containing protein, producing the protein MKASVVKIGNSKGIRIPKAVLEECHIEEEVDLLIDNNKLIIVPLKSKPREGWEKQFKTMSSNKDDKLLIPDSIDLSNKDWEW; encoded by the coding sequence ATGAAAGCTTCAGTTGTAAAAATAGGCAATTCTAAAGGTATTCGGATTCCTAAAGCAGTTTTAGAAGAATGTCATATTGAAGAAGAAGTAGATTTACTAATCGATAATAATAAACTAATTATTGTTCCTCTGAAATCGAAACCGAGAGAAGGGTGGGAAAAACAGTTTAAGACAATGTCATCTAATAAAGATGATAAATTACTTATTCCTGATTCAATAGATTTATCAAATAAGGATTGGGAATGGTGA
- a CDS encoding ribbon-helix-helix domain-containing protein, protein MISLRLPPELEKKLSEVAKIENKSKSEVLKESLVYYIDNFAQKPSAYELGKKYFGQYKSEISDKSVNHQKYIKDAILKKQKGK, encoded by the coding sequence ATGATTAGTCTTCGATTACCCCCGGAATTAGAAAAGAAACTGTCAGAAGTAGCTAAAATTGAAAATAAAAGCAAATCAGAAGTTCTTAAAGAGTCTTTAGTTTATTACATTGATAATTTTGCGCAAAAGCCATCGGCCTATGAATTGGGTAAAAAATACTTTGGTCAATATAAGAGTGAGATTTCAGATAAATCGGTAAATCATCAAAAGTATATTAAAGATGCAATATTGAAAAAGCAAAAAGGCAAATGA
- a CDS encoding type II toxin-antitoxin system RelE family toxin encodes MSVEYKIAETELFQSKLKDRQFSQLQKKLTDYVYPILKKNPFFGPNIKKLKGDFDGLYRYRIGKYRLFYLIEDNELLVIFVDIDQRKDSYK; translated from the coding sequence TTGTCCGTTGAATATAAAATAGCAGAGACAGAGTTATTTCAAAGTAAGTTAAAAGATCGTCAATTTTCTCAACTTCAAAAGAAGCTGACCGACTACGTTTATCCGATTTTAAAAAAGAATCCATTCTTTGGACCTAATATAAAAAAACTTAAAGGTGATTTCGATGGCCTCTATAGATATCGAATTGGAAAATATCGATTATTTTATCTAATAGAAGATAATGAATTATTAGTCATCTTCGTTGATATTGATCAACGAAAGGATAGTTACAAGTAG
- a CDS encoding type II toxin-antitoxin system VapC family toxin codes for MQNVALIDSGPIVALFNSNDKFHKSTYKFIKSYKGSLFSSWPVVTEAVYLLSFSIEAQSDFLEWIERGSIKVLDISLEDLRYIKNRMKKYSDLPMDLADASLMCIAEREGIERIISIDSDFSIYKTLKGKFLQNLLKV; via the coding sequence ATGCAAAACGTAGCTCTAATTGATTCTGGTCCAATTGTTGCTTTATTCAATTCTAACGATAAATTTCACAAATCAACATACAAATTTATTAAATCTTATAAAGGTTCGTTATTTTCATCGTGGCCAGTCGTTACTGAGGCCGTTTATTTACTTTCTTTTTCAATAGAAGCCCAATCTGATTTCTTAGAATGGATTGAAAGAGGAAGCATAAAAGTCTTAGATATAAGCTTGGAAGATCTTCGATATATAAAAAATCGTATGAAAAAATATTCTGACTTGCCTATGGATTTAGCCGATGCATCTTTAATGTGTATAGCGGAAAGAGAAGGGATTGAACGGATTATTAGTATTGATTCAGACTTTTCTATTTATAAAACATTAAAAGGAAAGTTTTTACAAAACTTATTAAAAGTATAA
- a CDS encoding BrnT family toxin, producing the protein MEKNWKKHKVKPGEIEEIFFNDPLLVIPDDYHSGKEDRYIVLGITNSGRKLFAVITIRKDKIRPISVREMTLRERKVYENS; encoded by the coding sequence ATTGAAAAGAACTGGAAAAAGCACAAAGTAAAGCCAGGTGAAATAGAAGAAATCTTTTTTAACGATCCTTTACTTGTAATACCGGATGATTACCATTCAGGAAAAGAAGATCGATATATCGTTTTAGGGATTACGAATTCAGGGAGAAAGTTGTTCGCAGTAATAACGATTCGTAAAGATAAGATCCGTCCTATCTCAGTTCGTGAAATGACACTTCGGGAAAGAAAAGTCTATGAAAACTCGTAA
- a CDS encoding BrnT family toxin, with product MRFEWDLEKERINIQKHGLSFGEASLVFADPRTIYISDPDHSIDEVREIALGTIENITIAVVIFVDRSQNDEEIIRIISARPATNSEKAQYYSADI from the coding sequence GTGCGCTTTGAATGGGATCTTGAAAAAGAAAGGATAAATATTCAAAAGCATGGTCTTTCATTTGGAGAAGCATCATTAGTTTTTGCTGACCCGAGAACGATTTACATTTCTGATCCAGACCATTCTATTGATGAAGTAAGAGAAATTGCACTTGGGACAATTGAAAATATTACTATCGCGGTCGTAATTTTTGTTGATCGATCACAAAATGATGAAGAAATAATAAGGATCATATCGGCGAGGCCAGCTACAAATTCAGAAAAAGCTCAATACTACTCAGCTGATATCTAA
- a CDS encoding toxin-antitoxin system, antitoxin component — MREEYDFSKGKRGVYSRDLKDLHFPVYLDPQLEEYYKKIALKKNKDLSTIVNTILQKEMELHNSLI; from the coding sequence ATGAGAGAAGAATACGATTTTTCAAAAGGCAAGCGTGGTGTTTACTCACGGGATTTAAAGGATCTTCATTTTCCGGTATATCTTGATCCGCAATTAGAAGAATACTATAAGAAAATCGCACTTAAGAAGAATAAAGATCTTAGTACAATTGTTAATACGATCTTACAAAAAGAAATGGAATTACACAATTCCTTAATTTAA
- a CDS encoding ribbon-helix-helix protein, CopG family: MISLRLPPDLERKLDSFAKSEGKSRSEIVKDSILEYIKNHGRIKTPFELGEDLFGKHSSGISDLAQNRKKYLHQSIKDKNAKRSSN, from the coding sequence ATGATAAGCTTACGTTTGCCACCTGATTTAGAAAGAAAATTGGATTCTTTTGCCAAATCTGAAGGTAAAAGTCGTTCAGAAATAGTTAAAGATTCCATTTTAGAGTATATTAAAAATCATGGACGTATAAAAACTCCATTCGAGTTAGGAGAAGATTTGTTTGGAAAGCATTCTTCTGGCATTTCAGATTTAGCTCAAAATCGAAAAAAATATCTTCATCAATCAATTAAAGATAAGAATGCAAAACGTAGCTCTAATTGA
- a CDS encoding ChpI protein, with translation MKTAISIPDELFKTAEKTAKKLGIPRSQLFAKALEEFIQSHSKESVTEKLNQIYNNKSKETKNNITDLSIESLRKSLKNDSW, from the coding sequence ATGAAAACGGCAATTTCAATTCCTGATGAGCTATTTAAGACTGCTGAGAAAACAGCCAAGAAACTTGGAATACCACGTAGCCAATTGTTTGCAAAAGCATTAGAAGAATTTATTCAATCTCATAGTAAGGAATCTGTAACTGAGAAATTGAATCAAATTTACAATAACAAGTCCAAAGAAACTAAAAATAATATTACTGATTTATCCATTGAATCGCTTCGCAAGAGTTTAAAAAATGATTCGTGGTGA
- a CDS encoding type II toxin-antitoxin system PemK/MazF family toxin codes for MVISQYEVYLINLDPTIGHEIKKSRPCVIISPNEMNKTIGTIIIAPMTTKSRSYPTRVELTFQGKKGWVVLDQIRTVDKTRLIKKLGKIDPKTVHKLKLVIKEMLVD; via the coding sequence ATGGTGATTTCTCAATACGAGGTATATTTAATAAATTTGGATCCGACTATTGGACATGAGATCAAAAAATCAAGACCCTGTGTAATAATCTCACCTAATGAAATGAACAAAACTATTGGAACAATTATTATTGCACCAATGACAACTAAATCTCGATCTTATCCCACAAGAGTTGAATTAACATTTCAAGGAAAAAAAGGTTGGGTTGTATTAGATCAAATTCGAACAGTGGATAAAACGCGTTTGATAAAAAAGTTAGGGAAAATAGATCCTAAAACGGTTCATAAACTGAAACTGGTTATAAAAGAAATGTTGGTTGATTAG
- a CDS encoding BrnA antitoxin family protein, whose translation MKTRKKIPSLKTESAEIDFWSKNDSTDYIDYSKAKKVSFPNLKPTTKMISLRLPEALIDRLKVMANKKDIPYQSLIKLLLSDKVEEELKR comes from the coding sequence ATGAAAACTCGTAAAAAAATACCGTCTTTAAAAACAGAGAGTGCAGAAATTGATTTTTGGTCAAAGAATGATTCTACTGACTATATCGATTATTCGAAGGCAAAAAAAGTATCTTTTCCGAATTTAAAGCCTACAACAAAAATGATTTCACTTAGATTGCCTGAAGCACTAATTGATAGATTGAAAGTTATGGCGAACAAGAAAGACATTCCGTATCAATCTTTAATAAAACTTTTGCTTTCAGATAAAGTAGAGGAAGAGCTTAAAAGATAG
- a CDS encoding type II toxin-antitoxin system VapC family toxin: protein MIKAIIDTGPIVAFFDESDVYCNSIRLFLKDFKGRLFTTIAVVTEVSYLLSDNKQVQNSFIEWIKDGAVTILNQDNEHFPFIYYYMEKYSDRPMDFTDASLVSLSEIYGIKDILTLDSDFLFYKTKKGKTLNILNSEMIKA from the coding sequence ATGATAAAAGCAATTATTGATACTGGACCTATTGTTGCCTTTTTCGATGAATCAGATGTTTATTGTAACAGCATCAGATTGTTTCTCAAGGATTTCAAAGGAAGATTATTTACGACTATTGCCGTGGTAACAGAAGTTTCATATTTATTATCTGATAATAAGCAAGTTCAGAATTCATTCATTGAATGGATTAAAGACGGAGCGGTTACAATTTTAAATCAAGATAATGAGCATTTTCCATTTATATATTATTATATGGAAAAATATTCAGATCGCCCGATGGATTTTACGGATGCTTCTCTTGTTAGCCTTTCCGAAATATATGGAATTAAAGATATTTTAACTTTGGACAGTGATTTCCTTTTTTACAAAACGAAAAAAGGAAAAACATTAAATATTCTTAATTCTGAAATGATTAAGGCTTAA
- a CDS encoding CopG family transcriptional regulator, producing the protein MSKTITLRIDDPIYDIFKKAAEGERRTISNFVENATIQYLTNEFYASDEEMDEILSDKQLVSSLKKGIKEAAQGKYKVVR; encoded by the coding sequence ATGTCAAAGACGATTACTCTAAGAATTGATGATCCAATTTATGATATTTTCAAAAAAGCTGCAGAAGGAGAGCGGAGGACAATTTCTAATTTCGTTGAAAACGCAACAATTCAATATTTAACGAACGAATTCTATGCTTCAGATGAAGAAATGGATGAAATTCTCTCTGATAAACAACTTGTTTCATCTTTAAAGAAAGGTATTAAGGAAGCAGCCCAGGGAAAATATAAAGTTGTCCGTTGA
- a CDS encoding type II toxin-antitoxin system PemK/MazF family toxin, which yields MIRGEIWWVDLGIPFGSEPGFKRPVLIIQDDSFNQSNINTIVSIAITSNLNLSEAPGNVLISKKDSDLSKDSVVNVSQIVTLDKERFLNKAGKLKLNKLDEVEVGLKLVTGLD from the coding sequence ATGATTCGTGGTGAAATCTGGTGGGTGGATTTAGGAATTCCTTTTGGAAGTGAACCTGGATTTAAACGTCCTGTTCTCATAATTCAAGATGATTCTTTTAATCAAAGTAATATTAATACAATAGTTTCAATTGCAATTACATCAAATCTGAATCTTTCGGAAGCACCAGGTAACGTTCTAATTAGCAAGAAAGATTCAGATTTATCAAAAGACTCAGTCGTAAATGTTTCTCAAATTGTGACTTTAGACAAAGAAAGATTTCTTAACAAAGCAGGAAAACTCAAATTAAATAAATTAGATGAAGTTGAAGTAGGGCTTAAACTGGTTACCGGTTTAGATTAA